The segment ATTTAATCTGAACTTCTGTACGAGTATCAATAGAGCTAGTAGCTTCATCTAAAATAAGAATTTTAGGTTTCGCAAGAATAGCTCTTGCAATAGTTATTAGCTGTTTTTGACCTTGAGATATGTTAGATGCTTCTTCATTAAGTATCATATTGTACCCATCTGGCAAAGCATGAACAAAACTGTCCACACGAGCTAATTTTGCAGCCTCAACTACTTCTTCATCCGTAGCTTCTACTCTGCCGTACCTTATATTCTCCATGATGCTGCCATTATATAGCCAAGTATCCTGTAAAACCATACCAAACATTGAGCGTAAATCTTTACGTGTAAAATTTCTTATGTCATGACCATCTACCAATATTGCTCCTTGATTCACATCATAAAAGCGCATTAAAAGTTTTACCATAGTAGTTTTACCGGCACCAGTAGGTCCAACTATAGCAACCTTTTGTCCTGGTTTTATATTTGCTGAAAAATCTTTAATGATAATCTTTTCCGGATTGTATCCAAAGTGTACATTTTTAAATTCAACCTGACCTTCAACCTTATTAAGCTTCACAGGATTATTAACTTCTGACACCTCTTCCTCTTCATCTAAAAATTCAAATACACGCTCAGCAGAAGCCGCTGTTTGCTGAAGTATATTGGATATATTAGCAATTTGGGCAATAGGCTGAGTAAATTGACGTACATATTGTATAAATGCTTGAATATCTCCCACTTCTATAGTTCTCTTAATTGCAAGATATCCCCCCAAAATACTCACTGACACATAACCTAAATTACCTACAAAATTCATAAGTGGCATCATGATACTAGTTAGAAATTGAGATTTCCATGCAGCTCCATAAAGCCTATCATTTAACTTGTTAAACTTCTCAACACTCTTCCTTTCACCATTAAAGGCCTTCATTACTACGTGACCACCATACATCTCTTCCACATGTCCATTTACATTTCCTAAATAATCCTGTTGCTGTTTAAAGAATTTTTGAGAATTCTTAACAATAATCATTATGATAATCATAGATACTGGAATTATACCAATAGCCACCAAGCTCATTTGCCAGCTTATAGTAAACATCATAATTAAAACACCAATAACAGTGGTTACAGACGTTATAATCTGTGTTAAACTCTGATTAAGAGTTTGGCTTAAAGTATCTACATCATTAGTAACACGTGATAATACTTCTCCTTGATTTGTATTATCAAAATATTTAAGAGGCATTTTATTAATTTTTTCAGAAATTTCTTTTCTAAAATTGTAACTAACTTTCATTGCAACACTAGTCATTATCCATCCTTGAATATAACTAAGCACTGCACTTAACAAATATAAGCCTATTAGTATAATTATTATTTTTTCTATATAATCGAAATCTATATTACCTATACCTGATATTTTTGCCATAATACCTTCGAAAATCTTTGTAGTAACCTTTCCTAATACCTTAGGTCCAACTATAGAAAAGACTGAGCTGCCTATAGCAAATATCAATACAATTATTATTGAAAATTTATATACACTTAAGTGCTTACCTAATTTTTTCATAGTGCCTTTAAAATCTCTTGCTTTTTCTCCACCTTGCATCATAGCTCCTGGACCATGTCCCATACGCTTAGGTGGACGGCGGTTATGATTTTCTCTTACTTTACTTTTGTTGTCGCTCATGCCAATTCCTCCTTTGAAAGCTGTGATAAAGCAATTTCTTTATACGTTTCACAATTTTCTATAAGTTCTTTATGTGTACCCATGCCGACTATTCTGCCTTCATCTAAAACTATTATCTTTTCCGCATTTTTAATAGTAGCTATACGCTGTGCTACTATTAAAAATGTACTATCACCAGTTTTTTCTTTTAAAGCCTTTCTTAATTCTAAGTCTGTTTTAAAATCCAAAGCAGAAAAGCTATCATCAAATATAGCAATTTCAGGATTTTTTACAATAGCACGAGCTATGGACAATCTTTGCTTTTGACCACCTGACACATTGTTTCCACCTTGAGAAATTTCCATTAAAAGTCCCTGACCCTTTTCTTCTACAAATCCTTTAGCTTGAGCAATTTCTATAGCTCTATTTAATTCCTCCTCTGAGGCATTTTCATTAGCATATCTTAGGTTAGATTCAATATCTCCGCTAAATAATGAACTTTTTTGTGGTACATAACCAATTTTCTCCCTAAGTTCATGTTGATTAACTTCTTTTACATTCACGCCATCAATTAGTACTTCACCTTCTGTAGCATCATAAAAACGAAGTATTAAATTAATTAATGTAGTTTTCCCTGAACCAGTAGCTCCTATAAAAGCTGTGGTTTCTCCTGGCAAAGCTTTAAAACTTATATCTTTAAGCATATTTTCCTCTGCACCAGGATATTTAAAGGACACGTTTCTAAAATCCACTACACCCTTTAATTCTTCATTAAAACTTTTGCCCTCCTCTGGGTCTAGAATAGTTGGCTCCACCTCTAAAACTTCAGAAATACGTTGTGCTGATACAGAAGCCCTTGGTATCATAATAAACATAAATGACATCATAAGGAATGCAAAAATTATTTGCATAGCATACTGCATAAACGCCATCATATCTCCCACTTGCATACTTGATTCTGCAATATGATGGGCTCCCACCCAAACTATTAGTAAAGTTACTCCATTCATTATAAGCATCATACTTGGAAACATAACTGCCATTATACGATTAACAAATAAATTAGTCTTTGTAAGATTTTTATTGGCTTTATCAAACCTTTTTTCTTCAAATTTCTGAGTATTAAAAGCTCTTATAACCATCATTCCTGAAAGATTTTCACGAGTAACTAAATTAAGCTTATCCACAAGTCCTTGTACAATTTTAAATTTTGGTAAAGCTATTGAAAATACTATAAGTATTAATCCTAAAAGTGTTATCACTGCCACTGCAATAATCCATGACATTGATGTACTCTTATCAATAGCTTTAATTACGCCCCCAACTCCTAATATTGGTGCATAAAACATCATCCTAATCATTATTACAATGAGCATTTGAATTTGATTAATATCATTAGTTGTCCTTGTTATAAGCGATGCAGTGGAGAATTTGTCCAACTCAGCATTAGAAAAACTCTCTACCTTCTTAAACACATCCTTACGTAAATTTTTAGCAAGACCGGCTGCTATTCTTGACGCAAAGAATCCCACCATAACTATGCATACGGCACTTAATAAGGATATTAAAAGCATTTTAACTCCTGTTTTTCCAATATACCTATTTTGGATTTTATCAGTGTCTACTCCTAAAGCTTTATATTCTGCCTTTACAGAATTTGCTGCAACTTGTATTATCATATTATCTCCTAAAGCAGCAAATTTCTTATTCATATCATCATTTATTTTTAAACGCTGTTGTTCTGGTAAATTTTTAAATAGCATAAATAAATCTGTGGCTTCTGGAACTTTTTTACCACCTATATCAATTAAACCATTCTTTGCCTCATTTTTCATCTTATCAACGCCTGAAACCGCTAAGAATGATTTTCCCATTATTAAATTTAATTCTTCTACCTTTGACTTATCATTATTTTTTAATACATATATAGCTTGTTTTTTAAGATTTGGATAATCATCTACATACTTTTCATAATCAATATTTTTATTATCTATTAAAGTATATTGCTTTAATACCTTTTCCTTATCCTTTTCACTCATAAATATAGTGAGTTTTTCCATTTCATTTTTTCTTATAGCTTTTGGTACAGCATCCTCAATACCGCCTTGCTGAATACCTTTGTTTACAATATTAGACATATAGTCTGGCAATGCTAAGTCTGCCATAGCTTGAACAAAAAGAAGAACTATAGCAATAAGTATTGATGCCACAAATGGTTTTAAATATTTAGCTAATTTGTACATTGCAACTCCTACCCCTTTCCTAAGGTTATATTTGAAAATCTAGAAAGTTTCCCTGTCTACTACTTCTTTTAATATGGACAAACCTTCAAGTATTTTATCTGCTTCCTCATCTGATGTTTTACTTACCATCATCTCAATTTTTCTTTGTATTTGACAAAAGCGATCTTTTGAATTTTTTCTAAATTCAGGGTTTACATCTACATAAACAACTCTTCTATCCTTTTCACTTCTAATTCTTTCTACCAAGCCTTGCTTTTCTAATCTGTCTACTATACCCGATATAGTACTATTAGAAAGCCCTATACGCTTACTTAAATCGCTTATTTTCATTTTTCCCTCATGGGACAGTATGCCTATAATCATGCCTTGTGGTGCTGTTAATTTCATATCTTTAAATTCTTTTTTCACACTTTGCTTTATAGAATCCATAACCTGCTTCAGCATCCTAACTATCTCAATTGATTTATTTGTATTATTCATGGAACATTATCCCCCTCTCTTAATAATTCCTACAAATTATTGTTGATCCTTGTTACATATTTTCAAAAAACGTTTTATATTAAAATCATTCGTATTAATATATTTCGCATACGAAATATATTAATCCTTTTAATAACACTAGTCAAGTTTTTTCTCAATATGTTAACAAATTTTTTTCAATTACAAATTATTATATGATTAACCCACAAAAAGCATTATATTACTTGAATTATGAAATTTCTCTGGAATGACTTGCATAAGAAGCGAAGGAACTGTTTAAATTTAATTTATTGTTCCGAGCTTTTATGCAAGTCATGGAGGAGAAATTTCATAATTCCACCACATTGTACCTTATTGTGGTTTAATCATTATATAGGTTATAAAATATATGATGACTAAAATATTCAATAAAATTTTTACTGGATATATTTAAATATTAGGTAATTATTTTTTTTATATTTCATAAGTTTATATTGACACACTAATAAATATAAAATATAATATTTTTCAGATACCCCTGTAGGGTATATTAAAAAATTGGAGGTGCTTATGATGAAAAATTTATCTTTAATTTGGAAAAAATATTCTTATATAATTCTAATAATCTTTATGATACTTGGATTATTTGATTTTAGAATAGGATTAATTGCAATCCTATGTATGGTTGGACCTATAATACTATCTTTATTTAAGGGAAGATTCTGGTGTGGTAACATTTGTCCTAGAGGAAGCTTTTACGATAATGTAGTATCTAAATTTAGTAACAAAAGAAAAGTACCTAAATTTCTTAAATCTACATTTTTTAGATTAATCGTTACTGTTATCATGCTCACT is part of the Haloimpatiens massiliensis genome and harbors:
- a CDS encoding ABC transporter ATP-binding protein produces the protein MGHGPGAMMQGGEKARDFKGTMKKLGKHLSVYKFSIIIVLIFAIGSSVFSIVGPKVLGKVTTKIFEGIMAKISGIGNIDFDYIEKIIIILIGLYLLSAVLSYIQGWIMTSVAMKVSYNFRKEISEKINKMPLKYFDNTNQGEVLSRVTNDVDTLSQTLNQSLTQIITSVTTVIGVLIMMFTISWQMSLVAIGIIPVSMIIIMIIVKNSQKFFKQQQDYLGNVNGHVEEMYGGHVVMKAFNGERKSVEKFNKLNDRLYGAAWKSQFLTSIMMPLMNFVGNLGYVSVSILGGYLAIKRTIEVGDIQAFIQYVRQFTQPIAQIANISNILQQTAASAERVFEFLDEEEEVSEVNNPVKLNKVEGQVEFKNVHFGYNPEKIIIKDFSANIKPGQKVAIVGPTGAGKTTMVKLLMRFYDVNQGAILVDGHDIRNFTRKDLRSMFGMVLQDTWLYNGSIMENIRYGRVEATDEEVVEAAKLARVDSFVHALPDGYNMILNEEASNISQGQKQLITIARAILAKPKILILDEATSSIDTRTEVQIKLAMDALTNDCTSFIIAHRLSTIRDADLILVMNNGDIVEQGNHSELLEKGGFYAKLYESQFEAS
- a CDS encoding ABC transporter ATP-binding protein; this encodes MYKLAKYLKPFVASILIAIVLLFVQAMADLALPDYMSNIVNKGIQQGGIEDAVPKAIRKNEMEKLTIFMSEKDKEKVLKQYTLIDNKNIDYEKYVDDYPNLKKQAIYVLKNNDKSKVEELNLIMGKSFLAVSGVDKMKNEAKNGLIDIGGKKVPEATDLFMLFKNLPEQQRLKINDDMNKKFAALGDNMIIQVAANSVKAEYKALGVDTDKIQNRYIGKTGVKMLLISLLSAVCIVMVGFFASRIAAGLAKNLRKDVFKKVESFSNAELDKFSTASLITRTTNDINQIQMLIVIMIRMMFYAPILGVGGVIKAIDKSTSMSWIIAVAVITLLGLILIVFSIALPKFKIVQGLVDKLNLVTRENLSGMMVIRAFNTQKFEEKRFDKANKNLTKTNLFVNRIMAVMFPSMMLIMNGVTLLIVWVGAHHIAESSMQVGDMMAFMQYAMQIIFAFLMMSFMFIMIPRASVSAQRISEVLEVEPTILDPEEGKSFNEELKGVVDFRNVSFKYPGAEENMLKDISFKALPGETTAFIGATGSGKTTLINLILRFYDATEGEVLIDGVNVKEVNQHELREKIGYVPQKSSLFSGDIESNLRYANENASEEELNRAIEIAQAKGFVEEKGQGLLMEISQGGNNVSGGQKQRLSIARAIVKNPEIAIFDDSFSALDFKTDLELRKALKEKTGDSTFLIVAQRIATIKNAEKIIVLDEGRIVGMGTHKELIENCETYKEIALSQLSKEELA
- a CDS encoding MarR family winged helix-turn-helix transcriptional regulator; amino-acid sequence: MNNTNKSIEIVRMLKQVMDSIKQSVKKEFKDMKLTAPQGMIIGILSHEGKMKISDLSKRIGLSNSTISGIVDRLEKQGLVERIRSEKDRRVVYVDVNPEFRKNSKDRFCQIQRKIEMMVSKTSDEEADKILEGLSILKEVVDRETF